In Arachis stenosperma cultivar V10309 chromosome 1, arast.V10309.gnm1.PFL2, whole genome shotgun sequence, one DNA window encodes the following:
- the LOC130944304 gene encoding uncharacterized protein LOC130944304 — MGLGRSRPRLRLRGLCFGNATPHVRASSASRAEFSSNEVHESCRDKADESGVETGGNNRVMVVVDSSFEAKGALDWALSHTIQRQDNVILVHVAKPTNREDSNERKFNLKAYQLLLEMKNTCETKKPGVQVSVVMLEADEKGAAIVQEAKQQSVSLLVVGQRKRSLVRRLIAKRWPRMRTRSEVVEYCIQNSPCMTIAVRRKNKKLGGYLISTKRHKNFWLLA; from the exons atggggCTAGGAAGAAGCAGGCCACGACTGAGGTTGCGAGGTTTGTGCTTTGGTAACGCGACCCCTCACGTAAGAGCTTCTTCTGCTTCAAGAGCAGAGTTTTCGAGCAACGAGGTGCATGAATCTTGTAGAGACAAGGCTGATGAAAGTGGTGTTGAAACTGGTGGTAACAACCGGGTTATGGTGGTTGTGGATTCTAGCTTTGAAGCTAAGGGTGCTCTAGATTGGGCACTCTCTCACACTATTCAGAGACAAGACAATGTTATTCTTGTTCATGTAGCCAAACCCACTAATAGAGAAG ATTCTAATGAAAGAAAGTTCAATTTAAAGGCTTATCAACTTCTGCTTGAAATGAAAAACACATGCGAAACAAAGAAACCCGGA GTGCAAGTAAGTGTAGTAATGCTTGAAGCAGATGAAAAGGGTGCTGCCATAGTGCAAGAAGCGAAGCAACAAAGCGTGTCGTTGTTGGTCGTTGGACAAAGGAAGCGATCACTAGTGCGGCGGCTGATAGCGAAGAGGTGGCCGCGGATGAGGACGAGATCTGAGGTTGTTGAGTATTGCATACAGAATTCACCTTGTATGACCATTGCTGTGAGAAGGAAGAATAAAAAGCTTGGAGGCTATTTAATTTCTACCAAACGCCATAAAAACTTTTGGCTTTTGgcttaa